In Pedobacter sp. W3I1, one DNA window encodes the following:
- a CDS encoding DNA topoisomerase IV subunit B, with translation MAEVIYNDDSIRSLDWKEHIRLRPGMYIGKLGDGSAQDDGIYVLLKEIVDNSIDEFVMGTGKTIEITVSEQKVNIRDYGRGIPLGKVIDCVSKINTGGKYDSNAFQKSVGLNGVGTKAVNALSTSFMVQSYRDGKTKKVEFSKGEIVNEQPIIDTTQRNGTAITFYPDETIFRNYHYIPDFVESMVWNYVFLNTGLTINFNNHKYFSERGLYDLLSKFNKPEEIRYPIIHMIGPDIEIAMTHGQQYGEDYHSFVNGQHTTQGGTHQAAFRAAVVKTVREFFKKEFDAADVRSSIIAAISVRVQEPVFESQTKTKLGSQNMGPEGPSVATFINDFVKKELDDYLHKHPDVADALLKRIIQSERERKDIAGIKKLANDRAKKASLHNKKLRDCKVHFNTTHEKRYETTLFITEGDSASGSITKSRDVDCQAVFSLKGKPLNCYELTKKVVYENEEFNLLQHALNIEDGLEGLHYNNIVIATDADVDGMHIRLLMMTFFLQFFPDLVKAGHVYILQTPLFRVRNKKETIYCYSDEERRNAIEKLGNKPEITRFKGLGEISPDEFGLFIGKDIRLDPVILKDQTIKSLLEYYMGKNTPDRQQHIIRNLRVEKDEVTEEPKVITEEVITEEVA, from the coding sequence ATGGCAGAAGTAATTTATAACGACGACAGTATTCGCTCATTAGATTGGAAAGAGCACATCAGGCTTCGTCCGGGTATGTACATTGGTAAACTTGGCGATGGTTCTGCTCAGGACGACGGTATTTACGTTTTGTTAAAAGAAATTGTAGATAACTCTATTGATGAGTTTGTAATGGGTACCGGAAAAACCATCGAAATTACTGTTTCCGAACAAAAGGTAAATATACGTGATTACGGCCGTGGTATTCCACTCGGCAAGGTAATCGATTGTGTAAGCAAGATTAATACCGGTGGTAAATACGATAGTAATGCCTTCCAGAAATCGGTAGGTTTAAATGGGGTAGGTACCAAGGCCGTAAATGCACTTTCTACTAGTTTTATGGTGCAATCGTACCGTGATGGGAAAACGAAAAAAGTCGAATTTTCTAAAGGAGAAATTGTAAATGAGCAGCCAATTATCGATACTACTCAACGTAATGGTACAGCAATTACTTTTTATCCGGATGAAACCATCTTTAGAAACTACCACTACATTCCTGATTTTGTAGAGAGTATGGTTTGGAACTACGTGTTCTTAAATACCGGTTTAACTATAAATTTCAATAACCATAAATATTTTTCGGAAAGAGGTCTTTACGATCTGCTATCTAAATTTAATAAGCCAGAAGAAATCCGTTACCCGATTATTCATATGATTGGGCCAGATATTGAAATCGCCATGACCCACGGTCAGCAATATGGCGAAGATTACCACTCTTTTGTGAATGGACAGCACACTACACAGGGTGGAACCCACCAGGCGGCCTTTAGGGCTGCGGTAGTGAAAACCGTTCGGGAGTTTTTCAAAAAAGAGTTTGATGCGGCAGATGTGCGTTCGTCTATTATCGCAGCAATCTCAGTGCGTGTACAGGAGCCGGTTTTCGAATCGCAGACCAAAACAAAACTGGGTTCGCAGAATATGGGGCCAGAAGGGCCATCAGTAGCTACTTTTATCAACGATTTTGTTAAAAAAGAGCTTGATGATTATCTGCACAAACATCCGGATGTAGCTGATGCCCTTTTAAAGCGGATTATTCAGTCGGAGCGCGAACGTAAAGATATTGCAGGTATTAAGAAACTGGCAAACGACAGGGCAAAAAAGGCATCCTTACATAATAAAAAATTACGCGATTGTAAGGTGCATTTTAATACCACACACGAGAAACGTTACGAAACTACCTTGTTTATTACCGAGGGGGATTCGGCATCGGGTTCTATCACAAAATCGCGCGATGTAGATTGCCAGGCTGTATTTAGTTTAAAGGGTAAACCGCTAAACTGTTACGAGCTTACCAAAAAAGTGGTTTACGAAAATGAAGAATTTAACCTGCTACAGCATGCTTTAAATATCGAAGATGGTTTAGAAGGGCTTCATTATAACAATATTGTAATTGCAACTGATGCCGATGTGGATGGTATGCACATCCGTTTGTTGATGATGACTTTCTTTCTTCAGTTTTTTCCGGATCTGGTAAAAGCAGGACATGTTTATATTTTACAAACACCACTTTTCAGGGTGAGAAATAAAAAGGAAACCATTTATTGTTACAGTGATGAGGAGCGTAGAAATGCCATCGAAAAACTGGGCAATAAGCCAGAAATTACCCGATTTAAAGGGTTAGGAGAAATCTCGCCTGATGAATTTGGGTTGTTTATCGGAAAAGATATCAGGTTAGACCCAGTTATTTTGAAAGATCAAACGATTAAAAGTTTGCTTGAATATTATATGGGTAAAAATACCCCAGACAGGCAGCAGCATATTATCCGTAACCTAAGAGTAGAGAAAGATGAGGTAACGGAAGAGCCTAAAGTGATTACTGAAGAAGTGATTACTGAAGAAGTAGCCTAA
- a CDS encoding YihY/virulence factor BrkB family protein, with translation MRIIHKIKHFFIALYHLFVAAGKGFVEDRVTKLSASLAYYTIFSLTPLIIILLSAATLFLGDKKNEETRGKFFGQITELVGKDAAGQIQGFVEHANRTGQSAFSLVVGIVALIIGSTAIFIEIQDSINMIWKVKAVPKKGWIKMLSNRLLSFSLIVSMGFLLLVSLVVNSVVVGLGSKLANLLSKSNINDVIPVANDTMALLIYILNNVITLAAVTAVFAVIFKVLPDVIIRWKSAIIGALFTAVLFSLGKYLIGIYIEKGNPGSAFGAASSIIVILLWIYYTSIILYFGAEFTQAYAEKYDNGISPSKYAVFTKITIVEKKVDVLPPQHPEDTVNLPKE, from the coding sequence ATGAGAATAATTCACAAGATCAAACATTTTTTTATTGCGCTTTATCATCTTTTCGTTGCTGCCGGAAAAGGTTTTGTGGAAGACAGGGTAACCAAATTAAGTGCTTCGCTCGCTTATTACACCATTTTTTCACTTACACCGCTTATTATCATCCTCCTCTCTGCAGCCACTTTATTTTTGGGTGATAAAAAAAATGAGGAGACCCGGGGGAAATTTTTTGGACAGATTACCGAACTGGTAGGGAAAGATGCCGCAGGCCAGATACAGGGTTTTGTAGAACATGCCAACAGAACGGGTCAATCGGCTTTTAGTTTAGTCGTGGGGATTGTTGCACTTATTATTGGGTCGACTGCTATTTTTATTGAAATACAGGATAGTATAAATATGATCTGGAAGGTAAAGGCTGTCCCTAAAAAAGGCTGGATAAAAATGCTTTCTAACAGATTGTTGTCTTTTTCTTTAATTGTATCAATGGGTTTTTTATTGCTGGTATCGCTGGTGGTAAATAGCGTAGTGGTGGGCTTGGGTTCCAAATTGGCTAACCTCCTTTCAAAAAGCAATATAAATGACGTTATTCCGGTTGCAAATGATACTATGGCCCTGCTGATTTATATTTTAAACAATGTAATTACGCTTGCTGCCGTTACTGCTGTATTTGCTGTTATATTTAAAGTATTACCCGATGTTATCATCCGCTGGAAATCGGCAATAATCGGTGCTTTATTCACTGCTGTTCTCTTTAGTTTAGGTAAATACCTGATTGGGATTTATATTGAAAAAGGTAATCCAGGCTCTGCTTTTGGTGCAGCCAGTTCGATCATCGTTATTTTATTATGGATTTATTATACCTCGATTATACTCTACTTTGGGGCCGAATTTACACAGGCCTATGCAGAAAAGTATGATAATGGCATCTCCCCTAGTAAGTATGCGGTGTTTACCAAAATCACTATTGTAGAGAAAAAGGTAGATGTATTGCCTCCGCAACACCCCGAAGATACGGTGAATTTACCTAAGGAATAA
- a CDS encoding APC family permease has protein sequence MQQKKQLSLFDLSMIVVSLVIGMGVFRTPVNVAAKAQIPELFYLAWFIGGFVAFCGALTYAEIGSRFPVTGGYYKIFSAAYHPSIAFAINCIVIISSAASVAAISIIGAEYLSKIILPLDKQTETYRVAIAIITILTFYFINLLGLKASSKTQNVLTVIKIGMILILICAIFFGGQTQTVTPIFKTVSGAIPTWSDYGKALGLCLIAVSFSYAGYAQTINFGGEVKDAKKVIPRSIIIGLTIIVILYLAINYVYVKVIGFEELKSAESIAAILASKIFGPAGFNALSVIIFFSVMGYVNVNLLSNPRAMFAMGEEGALPKIFSRMNKKTEVITISLTVFTLIAVVIIFYAKTFDKILNYTIFLESISMASSAATIFILRKRTAHLDKKTIYTVPLYPILPIIFIAAYTFVAFSIYADDPNAALNGLYIFVGFLAIYFVSRWFNKK, from the coding sequence ATGCAACAAAAGAAGCAACTTTCGCTATTCGATTTATCCATGATTGTGGTGAGTTTGGTTATTGGAATGGGTGTATTCCGTACGCCTGTTAATGTAGCGGCGAAAGCGCAAATTCCAGAGTTATTTTATTTGGCCTGGTTTATTGGCGGCTTTGTGGCTTTTTGCGGTGCATTAACCTATGCCGAAATTGGTTCGCGTTTTCCCGTAACAGGCGGGTATTATAAAATATTTTCAGCGGCTTATCACCCCTCTATCGCTTTTGCCATTAATTGTATCGTTATTATTTCGAGTGCAGCATCTGTGGCGGCAATTTCAATTATTGGTGCAGAATACCTGAGCAAAATTATTCTACCCCTTGATAAACAAACCGAAACTTATCGGGTCGCCATAGCCATCATCACTATTTTAACTTTCTATTTTATTAATCTGTTAGGCTTAAAAGCGAGTTCAAAAACGCAGAACGTATTAACGGTCATTAAAATCGGAATGATTTTAATCTTAATCTGTGCTATATTTTTCGGTGGACAAACACAAACTGTTACGCCCATTTTTAAAACAGTAAGTGGTGCAATACCAACCTGGTCTGATTACGGGAAAGCCTTAGGCTTGTGCTTAATCGCCGTTTCTTTTTCTTACGCAGGTTATGCGCAAACCATCAATTTTGGCGGCGAGGTTAAAGATGCCAAGAAAGTAATTCCACGCTCCATTATTATCGGCTTAACCATCATTGTAATTCTTTATCTCGCCATCAACTATGTGTATGTAAAGGTGATCGGTTTCGAAGAATTAAAATCAGCCGAAAGTATAGCAGCGATATTAGCCTCAAAAATATTTGGTCCAGCGGGATTCAACGCGCTGTCTGTAATTATCTTTTTCTCTGTAATGGGTTATGTAAATGTAAACTTACTAAGCAACCCCAGAGCGATGTTTGCTATGGGCGAAGAAGGTGCACTACCCAAAATATTCAGCAGGATGAATAAAAAAACCGAGGTAATTACCATTAGCCTTACAGTTTTCACTTTAATCGCAGTTGTAATTATATTTTACGCCAAAACTTTCGATAAGATTTTAAACTATACCATTTTCTTAGAAAGCATCAGCATGGCCAGTTCGGCAGCAACAATTTTCATCCTTAGAAAAAGAACGGCACATCTTGATAAAAAAACCATCTACACTGTTCCTTTATATCCTATATTGCCTATTATTTTCATTGCTGCCTATACTTTCGTGGCCTTTAGCATTTATGCGGACGACCCAAATGCGGCATTGAACGGATTATATATTTTTGTTGGCTTTCTGGCAATTTATTTTGTGAGCAGATGGTTTAATAAGAAATAG
- a CDS encoding BamA/TamA family outer membrane protein has product MRKLTRPLLFLLACLVWAACSSTKSLKPGQILYTGAEVKINPDSSGKIDNEKQIKTDLEAKTRPRPNKSILGIKFKLGLYNLAGEPKKPKGFRNWLRRQGEAPVLLNEVKLKYNNDVLSSYLISEGYLQATVTGDTVVKEKKGKAIYTAVTGQRYKINKINFPPDTGVITKIINANKDKTLLKAGDYYDIDTYKNERIRIDNDLKENGYFYFSPDYLIMQVDSTIGKNLVNVSVKVKDIAPDAALKPYTIKNINIYPNYSLRRDSTLRKLKPLQYNDFNIYDDRNTFKPRLFDRLVFFQKGEPYNRKDHNQSLNRMVNVGAFQDVRAEFLPVDSFKNNQLDLNIYLTPLKKNSLTFSVVGTSKSNNFVGSEVKVTQTTRNLFRNAEQLDLSVSGGFETQTKGTSLGKNSLSLTAEGKLTFPRFIVPFYKPNSTNAFIPKTIASLSYQMLNRGSEYTLHAFKGQFGYNFKENLYKEHNFNPISVSYISTAFPNDDVRDSLYDANPLLRTTLESQFIIGSNYNFTYTNQMEDSRRNNTYFFGGLETGGNVWGTFVPKDEEGKRTLFNIPLTQFIRAEADLRDYYKITRNLIWANRLNLGYGYAYGNSTSLPFVRQFFAGGSNDIRAFPARTLGPGTFKVRDDALFADQGGDIKLMLNSELRFKIVSVLYGALFVDAGNVWLRKEDLGEPGKPETARPGSGFKLKNTFNELAVGTGAGLRVDVSIFVVRLDVAFPVRKPYLPEGQRWVFDDIAFGNKDWRKQNLIFNIGIGYPF; this is encoded by the coding sequence ATGAGAAAACTAACTAGACCTCTTTTATTTTTATTGGCCTGTTTAGTTTGGGCGGCTTGCAGCAGTACCAAATCGTTAAAACCAGGGCAGATTTTGTATACCGGTGCTGAAGTAAAAATCAATCCTGATTCATCCGGGAAAATTGACAATGAAAAACAGATTAAAACCGACCTGGAAGCTAAAACAAGACCACGTCCCAATAAGTCTATTTTGGGGATAAAGTTTAAACTGGGCTTATACAATCTTGCAGGGGAACCCAAAAAGCCAAAAGGTTTTAGAAACTGGTTACGCAGACAGGGAGAAGCACCTGTGTTATTGAACGAGGTAAAGCTGAAATACAACAATGATGTATTATCCAGTTATCTTATTAGTGAAGGATATTTACAGGCAACAGTTACCGGCGATACCGTTGTAAAAGAAAAAAAAGGTAAAGCTATTTATACTGCAGTTACCGGGCAGCGATATAAAATCAATAAAATTAATTTCCCTCCTGATACCGGGGTAATCACAAAAATCATTAATGCCAACAAAGATAAAACCTTGCTAAAAGCTGGCGATTATTACGATATCGATACCTACAAAAATGAGCGGATCAGGATTGATAACGACCTGAAAGAAAACGGCTATTTCTATTTCAGTCCCGATTATTTAATTATGCAAGTGGATAGCACCATTGGTAAAAACCTCGTTAATGTTTCGGTTAAAGTAAAAGACATTGCTCCAGATGCAGCATTAAAACCCTATACCATTAAAAACATTAACATATACCCTAATTATTCGTTAAGAAGAGATAGTACATTAAGAAAACTAAAGCCGTTACAGTATAACGATTTCAATATATACGATGACCGTAATACCTTTAAACCAAGACTTTTCGACCGCTTGGTGTTCTTTCAAAAAGGCGAACCTTATAACCGTAAAGATCATAACCAATCATTAAACCGCATGGTAAATGTAGGTGCCTTTCAGGATGTAAGGGCTGAATTTTTACCAGTTGATAGTTTCAAAAACAATCAGCTCGACTTGAATATCTATTTGACCCCATTAAAGAAAAACTCACTTACCTTTTCGGTTGTAGGAACGAGTAAATCGAACAATTTCGTTGGTTCGGAAGTGAAAGTAACACAAACCACCAGAAACTTGTTTAGAAATGCAGAACAATTAGATTTGAGTGTTAGTGGTGGTTTTGAAACGCAAACCAAAGGAACCTCTTTAGGCAAAAATTCCTTATCATTAACTGCCGAAGGAAAACTGACTTTCCCCAGGTTTATTGTGCCATTTTACAAACCGAATAGCACCAATGCCTTCATCCCAAAAACCATTGCCTCGCTTTCTTACCAGATGCTGAACCGTGGTTCTGAATACACTTTACATGCATTTAAGGGGCAATTTGGTTACAACTTTAAAGAAAACCTGTACAAAGAGCATAATTTTAATCCAATATCAGTCAGTTATATTTCTACTGCTTTTCCAAATGACGATGTTAGAGACAGTTTATATGATGCAAATCCATTATTGAGAACTACCTTAGAAAGTCAGTTTATTATTGGCAGTAACTATAATTTCACCTATACTAACCAGATGGAAGATAGCCGCAGAAATAATACTTATTTTTTTGGTGGTTTAGAAACCGGTGGAAATGTATGGGGCACTTTTGTACCAAAAGACGAAGAAGGGAAACGTACACTTTTTAATATACCACTAACCCAGTTTATCAGGGCAGAAGCCGATTTAAGGGATTATTATAAAATTACCAGAAACTTAATCTGGGCAAACCGGTTAAACTTAGGTTATGGTTACGCCTACGGTAACTCTACTTCACTCCCATTTGTTAGGCAGTTTTTTGCGGGCGGGAGTAACGATATCAGGGCTTTTCCAGCCAGGACTTTAGGCCCGGGAACTTTTAAGGTGAGAGATGATGCTCTTTTTGCAGATCAGGGGGGTGATATTAAGTTAATGCTTAACTCGGAACTACGGTTTAAGATTGTGAGTGTGCTTTATGGCGCATTGTTTGTAGATGCAGGAAATGTCTGGCTAAGAAAAGAAGATCTCGGAGAACCTGGCAAACCAGAAACGGCAAGACCTGGATCTGGTTTTAAGCTAAAAAACACTTTTAACGAGCTGGCGGTGGGTACCGGCGCGGGTTTAAGGGTAGATGTCAGCATTTTTGTAGTCCGCTTAGATGTGGCCTTCCCCGTACGTAAACCATACTTACCAGAAGGACAAAGATGGGTGTTCGATGATATCGCATTCGGAAATAAAGACTGGCGTAAACAGAATTTAATTTTTAATATTGGGATAGGATATCCGTTTTAA
- a CDS encoding MFS transporter: protein MNKTLSLKQEIAYAAGMIGWSTMTNIIIVMLPYFYLPPSNAGLPPLVPQLVLLGAFNILSIIAASGRLVDAIYDPFIASKSDASTNKNGRRMPFMKWAIIPAMLFCGLVFYPIQKTESLHNAWWLTITLCLFFVSVTTYIIPYNALLAEVTNTPRQKVKLSSYQQVGFVIGIILSACTNNFADLVEAHFHVANRSESIQIAIWGLCILSGLVMLLPVFFINEKEFSMAKPTHVPLWPAIKSTFKNSNFKYYLISDFAFYTALSIISSGLLFFCTVLLGLPESEGGKFMGAMVLASLLFYPLVNFGSAKIGKKPFVLLAFGVLCLIFVTIFFLGKLPFGPHTQIYILVLSASFPLAALGILPTAILADIAQKDTLETGENHEGMFFAVKYLFVKLGQTFGIAIFAMLTIYGKDPGNDFGLRLNGIVGFGLCLIALLFFSRFKEEK from the coding sequence ATGAACAAAACACTCTCCTTAAAACAAGAAATTGCTTACGCTGCTGGTATGATTGGTTGGAGCACGATGACGAATATTATCATCGTAATGCTTCCCTATTTCTATCTTCCGCCAAGCAACGCAGGTTTACCTCCATTGGTTCCACAACTTGTTTTATTGGGTGCATTTAATATCCTTTCTATTATTGCAGCATCAGGTAGATTGGTTGATGCCATTTACGATCCTTTTATTGCTTCTAAAAGCGATGCCAGCACCAACAAAAACGGCCGCAGAATGCCCTTTATGAAATGGGCTATTATTCCCGCTATGCTTTTCTGCGGACTGGTTTTTTATCCAATCCAAAAAACAGAAAGCCTGCATAATGCCTGGTGGCTTACCATAACACTTTGTTTATTCTTTGTATCGGTTACCACTTATATTATCCCTTATAACGCTTTACTGGCCGAAGTAACCAATACACCAAGACAAAAAGTTAAGCTGTCCAGTTATCAGCAGGTTGGTTTTGTCATCGGCATCATCTTATCGGCCTGTACCAACAACTTTGCAGATCTGGTTGAGGCTCATTTTCATGTGGCCAACCGCAGCGAATCCATCCAGATTGCCATATGGGGTTTGTGTATCTTGTCAGGACTGGTGATGTTATTGCCGGTTTTTTTCATTAACGAGAAAGAATTTTCGATGGCCAAACCTACTCATGTTCCTTTATGGCCAGCCATTAAGAGCACCTTTAAAAACAGTAATTTTAAATATTACCTGATATCTGATTTTGCTTTTTATACGGCCTTAAGCATTATATCGAGCGGTCTATTGTTTTTCTGTACGGTATTGTTAGGGCTACCAGAATCGGAAGGTGGAAAATTTATGGGTGCCATGGTTTTGGCTTCCCTGCTATTTTATCCGCTGGTTAATTTTGGTTCGGCTAAAATTGGCAAAAAACCCTTTGTTTTACTTGCCTTCGGTGTGTTGTGCTTAATTTTTGTTACCATTTTCTTTTTAGGTAAATTACCATTTGGTCCACATACACAGATTTACATTCTGGTATTATCGGCTTCGTTTCCATTAGCCGCCCTGGGGATTTTACCCACGGCGATATTGGCCGATATTGCCCAAAAAGATACTTTAGAAACAGGTGAAAACCATGAGGGGATGTTCTTCGCGGTGAAATACCTTTTTGTAAAACTTGGTCAAACCTTTGGCATTGCCATTTTCGCCATGCTCACCATTTATGGTAAAGATCCTGGAAATGATTTCGGATTACGGTTAAATGGAATTGTAGGTTTCGGGCTCTGTTTAATTGCGCTGTTGTTTTTTAGCAGGTTTAAGGAGGAGAAGTAG